A region of Dermabacter vaginalis DNA encodes the following proteins:
- a CDS encoding PHP domain-containing protein, which translates to MTELRSPLASSLAPSRRTVLRGSVAAGALGAAAAAATGSAIAEETPVTTTGATESQDLAPAETGLEWLVVDHHVHSLYSHDAKYTMEMIMDKAEEFGVDVIAFTEHSNWGHANEGGVWEANRLIRKARDERKLMVFQGIEWYIPAAEHCTVLVAPGINEARVLRTFELEFDGKLNGWEKPALDSKEEKFQQKKAVEAIAWLGQQKGEGFIDDAIVIANHPSRYCIDSPLELRAWHDADRDIYLGMEGAPGAQGSAFGLNRDPKFQRGEYENSRRKDSSPHYPDEAFRTRGGFDYLTSVVGGMWDSLLSEGRRYWITSNSDFHLKTHDTYRVGDYPKGDGWEEGASLGNFNRAGRRPVPVNTNEAQGGSDYWPGQFSRTHVGATGRSYEAVMEAMRAGRIWIEHGHLISGLEVVLFAKDDSVEPVTLGGTLKVKAGTELGLRVSVTPTTKENSAGILPELAHIDLIRGLITGEVEDVNTTTAPHTKVVDRKETAGHGLEEFTVEFDLGAVEENGYIRLRGSDGKRSGVGPMGADVDPAGPIPHGGENGAGSPWIDTWMYTNPIFFEVE; encoded by the coding sequence ATGACCGAGCTCCGCTCCCCCCTTGCCTCCTCGCTCGCCCCGAGCCGACGCACCGTGCTGCGCGGCAGCGTTGCCGCCGGTGCCCTAGGTGCCGCCGCGGCCGCAGCCACCGGCTCCGCTATCGCCGAAGAAACCCCCGTGACCACCACCGGCGCGACCGAGAGCCAGGATCTCGCACCCGCCGAGACCGGTCTTGAATGGCTCGTCGTTGACCACCACGTGCACTCGCTCTACAGCCACGACGCGAAGTACACGATGGAAATGATCATGGATAAGGCCGAAGAGTTCGGCGTGGACGTCATCGCCTTCACCGAGCACTCGAACTGGGGCCACGCCAACGAGGGTGGCGTGTGGGAGGCGAACCGCCTTATTCGCAAGGCCCGTGACGAGCGCAAGCTCATGGTTTTCCAGGGCATCGAGTGGTACATCCCCGCGGCCGAGCACTGCACCGTTCTCGTTGCCCCCGGCATCAACGAGGCGCGCGTGCTGCGCACCTTCGAGCTCGAGTTTGATGGCAAACTCAACGGCTGGGAAAAGCCCGCTCTCGACTCGAAAGAAGAGAAATTCCAGCAGAAGAAGGCTGTTGAGGCGATTGCGTGGCTCGGCCAGCAGAAGGGCGAAGGCTTCATCGATGACGCGATCGTGATCGCGAACCACCCGAGCCGCTACTGCATCGACTCGCCGCTCGAGCTTCGCGCGTGGCACGACGCGGACCGCGACATTTACCTCGGTATGGAAGGCGCCCCCGGCGCCCAGGGCTCGGCTTTCGGCCTCAATCGCGACCCGAAGTTCCAGCGCGGCGAATACGAGAACAGCCGCCGCAAGGACTCGTCCCCGCACTACCCCGACGAAGCCTTCCGCACGCGCGGCGGCTTCGACTACCTCACCTCGGTCGTGGGTGGCATGTGGGACTCGCTGCTCTCTGAGGGCCGCCGCTACTGGATCACCTCGAACTCCGACTTCCACCTCAAGACCCACGACACTTACCGCGTGGGCGACTACCCGAAGGGTGACGGCTGGGAGGAAGGTGCGAGCCTCGGCAACTTCAACCGTGCGGGCCGCCGCCCCGTGCCCGTCAACACGAACGAAGCTCAGGGCGGAAGCGACTACTGGCCCGGCCAGTTCTCCCGCACGCACGTGGGTGCTACGGGCCGCTCCTACGAAGCGGTCATGGAGGCCATGCGTGCCGGTCGCATCTGGATCGAGCACGGCCACCTCATTTCCGGTCTCGAGGTCGTCCTTTTCGCGAAAGACGACAGCGTCGAGCCCGTGACTCTCGGCGGCACCCTCAAGGTCAAGGCCGGCACCGAGCTTGGCCTGCGCGTGAGCGTGACGCCCACGACGAAGGAGAACTCCGCGGGGATCCTCCCTGAGCTCGCGCACATCGACCTCATCCGCGGGCTCATCACGGGCGAGGTTGAGGATGTCAACACGACGACGGCCCCTCACACCAAGGTCGTTGATCGCAAGGAAACCGCAGGCCACGGCCTTGAGGAGTTCACGGTCGAGTTTGACCTCGGCGCCGTCGAGGAAAACGGCTACATTCGCCTGCGCGGGAGCGACGGCAAGCGTTCGGGCGTCGGCCCGATGGGTGCCGACGTTGACCCGGCCGGCCCGATTCCCCACGGTGGCGAGAACGGCGCAGGAAGCCCGTGGATCGACACGTGGATGTACACCAACCCGATCTTCTTCGAGGTCGAGTGA
- a CDS encoding FAD-binding and (Fe-S)-binding domain-containing protein, whose protein sequence is MEDFVNTAPAFVTAAVRDESRIQTRLIDRVAAASDASHYLFTPEAVVLADTAREVATLLKGANAAKSPVAFRSGGTSLCGQSASPHVQIDVRQNFRHIEVLDEGARVRAGSGATVAQVNARLRRFKRRLGPDPASEAACTIGGVVSNNSSGMACGTEYNTYKTLESMVMVLPSGLTLDTSDREGADARLRTNAPDIHEGLSRLRERVVSNPESVRIIRERFALKNTMGYGINAFLDAERPIDILEKLVIGSEGTLAFIAEATFRTVPIPALTTTALAVFPSLDAATRILPELVDSGAATLEVMDSTSIAVGQKLARVPEQIQGFAPSTEAALLIEYRDDEHEKLVAAQRAGEEILRAHELRSPAIFSEDPVMRGAAWALRKGLYASVAGARESGTTALLEDVVVPPANLADTCGDLHELFDEHGYENSVIFGHAKDGNIHFMLTDRFESDAARERLGAFTESMVDVVLARGGNLKAEHGTGRAMAPFVHRQYGDELYAVMKELKHLVDPAGILNPGVLIESDPKAHLENFKLNPTIEVEADRCVECGYCEPVCPSKDLTLTPRQRIVVRRAEERARNAGDAATADELAKDYDYEGIDTCAVDGMCVTACPVGINTGLLVKRLRRENTNAVESGAWKAAAASWGAITRGAAVGLSVADKVPAPAVGAATGVGRRLLGEDTVPKYTKDLPAGGKARGTLGEHAEHRAVGSNLPGRLFGAPNGEVASIYVPACVNTMFGGAAPGGNVVSAFEKLLEKAGLALLIPKGIDSTCCGTPWTSKGKAKGHEVISAKTRKVVDAVRELDLPIVSDAVSCTEGFAAILERDGADVIDAVQFTAEHLLERLDIDLSSEHVILHPTCSSTQMGLNPALTAVAEAAFAKVTVPDAWGCCAFAGDRGMLHPELTASATAAEAAEVKALGADHHASLNRTCEIGMTRATGKTYRHVLELLAERAR, encoded by the coding sequence CCCGTCGCCTTCCGCTCGGGCGGCACGAGCCTCTGCGGCCAATCCGCGAGTCCCCACGTTCAGATCGACGTGCGCCAAAACTTCCGCCACATTGAGGTTCTCGACGAGGGCGCACGCGTGCGCGCCGGTTCTGGCGCCACAGTCGCCCAGGTCAACGCCCGCCTTCGCCGCTTCAAGCGTCGCCTCGGGCCCGACCCGGCAAGCGAGGCCGCGTGCACGATCGGCGGCGTCGTTTCGAACAACTCGAGCGGCATGGCCTGCGGCACCGAATACAACACCTACAAAACTCTCGAATCGATGGTCATGGTGCTGCCGTCGGGCCTCACCCTCGACACGAGCGACCGCGAGGGGGCCGACGCTCGCCTGCGCACCAACGCGCCCGACATCCACGAGGGCCTCTCGCGCCTTCGCGAAAGGGTCGTGTCGAATCCCGAAAGCGTGCGGATCATTCGCGAACGCTTCGCCCTCAAGAACACGATGGGTTACGGCATCAACGCGTTCCTCGATGCCGAGCGCCCCATCGACATCCTTGAAAAGCTCGTGATCGGAAGCGAGGGCACGCTCGCGTTCATCGCCGAGGCGACGTTCCGCACAGTCCCGATCCCGGCCCTCACGACGACCGCGCTCGCCGTGTTCCCCTCGCTCGATGCGGCCACCCGTATCCTGCCCGAGCTCGTGGACTCGGGGGCGGCGACGCTCGAGGTCATGGACTCGACCTCGATCGCGGTGGGCCAGAAGCTCGCGCGCGTGCCCGAGCAGATCCAGGGCTTCGCGCCGAGCACGGAGGCAGCGCTCCTCATCGAGTACCGCGACGATGAGCACGAAAAACTCGTCGCGGCCCAGCGCGCCGGCGAGGAGATCCTGCGCGCCCACGAGCTGCGCTCCCCCGCCATTTTCTCCGAGGATCCGGTCATGCGCGGGGCCGCATGGGCTTTGCGCAAGGGCCTCTACGCCTCCGTCGCGGGCGCGCGCGAAAGTGGCACGACCGCGCTTCTCGAGGACGTCGTGGTGCCGCCCGCGAACCTCGCCGACACGTGCGGTGACCTGCACGAGCTCTTCGACGAGCACGGGTACGAGAACTCCGTGATCTTCGGCCATGCGAAGGATGGCAACATCCACTTCATGCTCACGGATCGCTTCGAGAGCGACGCGGCCCGCGAGCGCCTCGGCGCCTTCACCGAGTCGATGGTGGACGTGGTGCTCGCTCGCGGCGGTAACCTCAAGGCCGAGCACGGAACGGGCCGCGCGATGGCGCCGTTCGTGCATCGCCAGTACGGCGACGAGCTCTACGCCGTGATGAAAGAGCTCAAGCACCTCGTGGATCCCGCGGGAATTCTCAACCCGGGCGTGCTCATCGAAAGCGACCCGAAGGCGCACCTCGAGAACTTCAAGCTCAACCCCACGATCGAGGTCGAGGCCGATCGCTGCGTCGAATGCGGCTATTGCGAGCCGGTGTGCCCGAGCAAGGACCTCACGCTCACGCCGCGCCAGCGCATCGTGGTGCGCCGCGCCGAGGAGCGTGCCCGCAACGCAGGCGATGCGGCAACGGCGGATGAGCTCGCGAAGGACTACGACTACGAAGGCATCGACACGTGCGCCGTGGACGGCATGTGCGTGACGGCGTGCCCCGTGGGGATCAACACGGGTCTGCTCGTGAAGCGGTTGCGCCGCGAGAACACGAACGCTGTCGAATCCGGCGCGTGGAAGGCCGCGGCAGCGTCGTGGGGTGCGATCACGCGCGGCGCCGCGGTTGGGCTCTCGGTCGCGGATAAGGTTCCGGCACCTGCCGTGGGGGCGGCCACGGGCGTGGGCCGACGCTTGCTGGGCGAGGACACCGTGCCGAAATACACGAAGGACCTGCCGGCCGGCGGGAAGGCTCGCGGCACCCTCGGCGAGCACGCAGAGCACCGGGCTGTCGGCTCGAACCTGCCCGGCCGCCTATTCGGCGCGCCCAATGGCGAGGTCGCGAGCATCTATGTTCCCGCGTGCGTCAACACGATGTTCGGCGGGGCCGCGCCAGGTGGAAACGTCGTCTCCGCGTTCGAAAAACTCCTTGAGAAGGCGGGCCTTGCGCTTCTCATCCCGAAGGGCATCGATTCCACGTGCTGCGGCACGCCATGGACGTCGAAAGGCAAAGCCAAGGGGCACGAGGTCATTTCAGCGAAAACCCGAAAGGTCGTTGACGCCGTGCGCGAGCTCGACCTGCCGATTGTGAGCGACGCCGTGAGCTGCACCGAGGGCTTCGCGGCGATCCTCGAGCGCGACGGTGCCGACGTCATCGACGCCGTGCAGTTCACCGCCGAACATCTTCTTGAGCGCCTCGACATCGACCTGTCAAGCGAACACGTGATTCTCCACCCCACGTGCTCCTCCACGCAGATGGGCCTCAACCCGGCGCTTACAGCGGTTGCTGAGGCCGCCTTCGCGAAGGTCACCGTGCCCGATGCGTGGGGTTGCTGCGCCTTCGCGGGCGATCGCGGCATGCTCCACCCCGAGCTCACCGCCTCGGCAACGGCAGCCGAAGCAGCCGAAGTGAAAGCCCTCGGCGCCGACCACCACGCCTCCCTCAATCGCACGTGCGAAATCGGCATGACCCGCGCAACGGGAAAGACCTACCGCCACGTGCTCGAGCTACTCGCCGAGCGCGCGCGGTAG
- a CDS encoding carboxylate--amine ligase, with the protein MAISNLTVSQPGPTPGISKGGTEFNVVILGAGLNSLNVSIAFHKAYGMRSLTVMRTPVAMNERTVTSAHVALGAEASDCDLKDALVQIAKDKPVKRPTLLLANADSFISFIDTYRAELEEHYLLAQVDSASLAKLADKAHFQEACNELDIPTIPTEVVDFSRYGGADFDAPEQLPWAYPIIGKPANTADYARVKFPGKRKVFVLKSQAEYKELVAKLGDAGFTGRFLFQELIEGDDTSEYSITGYRSRSGDVTLTCAAQVLLGEHTPDALGRPAAMLTGPHRGIVAQFEKLLDHVDYVGFANVDLKVDPRNGTAYFLELNPRLGRNNHYVTAAGGSYPEHIVADLIDDAPLERVRAEEQHLYSILPTRLVKHYVTEPELRAQLDSAVRAHGVDNPYRYAPEGAWMKGFALASGLRQVQKFRKYYPKATRTGF; encoded by the coding sequence GTGGCCATCTCGAACCTCACTGTCTCCCAGCCCGGCCCCACACCGGGGATCAGCAAAGGCGGCACGGAGTTCAATGTCGTGATCCTCGGCGCGGGCCTCAACTCGCTCAACGTCTCGATTGCCTTTCACAAGGCCTACGGCATGCGTTCACTCACCGTGATGCGCACCCCCGTCGCCATGAACGAGCGCACTGTCACGAGTGCTCACGTCGCTCTCGGTGCGGAGGCCAGCGACTGCGATCTCAAAGACGCGCTCGTTCAGATCGCGAAAGACAAACCCGTCAAGCGACCCACGCTCTTGCTCGCGAACGCCGATTCGTTCATCTCCTTCATCGACACGTACCGGGCCGAGCTCGAGGAGCACTACCTTCTCGCGCAAGTCGATTCCGCCTCCCTTGCGAAACTGGCCGATAAAGCCCACTTCCAAGAGGCGTGCAACGAGCTCGACATTCCGACGATCCCCACTGAAGTCGTGGACTTCTCCCGGTACGGCGGGGCCGATTTTGACGCGCCCGAGCAGCTTCCGTGGGCCTACCCGATCATCGGCAAACCCGCGAACACCGCCGACTATGCGCGCGTCAAGTTCCCCGGCAAGCGCAAAGTATTCGTGCTCAAGTCGCAAGCCGAGTACAAGGAACTCGTGGCGAAGCTCGGGGACGCTGGCTTCACGGGGCGCTTCCTTTTCCAGGAGCTCATCGAGGGCGACGACACCTCCGAATACTCGATCACCGGCTATCGCTCGCGTTCGGGGGACGTTACGCTCACGTGCGCTGCGCAGGTGCTGCTCGGCGAGCACACACCCGATGCGCTTGGACGCCCTGCAGCGATGCTCACCGGTCCTCACCGCGGAATCGTCGCGCAGTTCGAAAAGCTCCTCGACCACGTGGACTACGTCGGCTTCGCCAATGTTGATCTCAAGGTCGACCCGCGCAATGGAACGGCCTACTTCCTCGAACTCAATCCGAGGCTCGGCCGCAACAACCACTACGTCACCGCCGCTGGCGGCTCCTACCCCGAGCACATTGTCGCGGACCTCATCGACGACGCGCCCCTTGAGCGCGTGCGCGCCGAGGAGCAGCACCTTTATTCGATCCTCCCCACGCGCCTCGTGAAGCACTACGTCACCGAACCCGAGCTGCGTGCTCAGCTCGATTCCGCCGTTCGTGCCCACGGCGTGGACAACCCCTACCGCTACGCCCCGGAGGGTGCATGGATGAAGGGCTTCGCTCTCGCTTCGGGTCTCCGCCAGGTGCAGAAGTTCCGGAAGTACTACCCGAAGGCCACGCGCACCGGGTTCTAA
- the codB gene encoding cytosine permease translates to MSTIAPERPATTPISARPVKNESAVTASGQAPTEATGHDADFSFTPVPPSARHGFWAVGFVMLGFTFFSASMSVGAKIGNGLDLGGFVWATAIGGLVLAIYTGGLAYLGAKTGMGLDLLARRAFGRRGSLLASALVGLTQMGWFGVGVAMLGIPVADLLHISPWWIVIAAGAAMTASAFFGMKAIEIVSFISVPLIAILGTYSMVTATSKAGGLVEVFGDGSMPIVTGIGMVVGSFISGGTATPNFTRFARSAKVAVITTVIAFFLGNTLMFSFGAVGGAFTGKDDIFYVMIAQGLAIPAILVLGANIWTTNNNALYTSGLGFSNITRVRTRPMTLIAGIFGTVSALWLYENFVGWLSFLNAALPPIGAILIVDFFVRKHAYLDPNAKEQTIAPHAVIGVIAGGLVGYFVPWGISALNAVAVAVAIHLLGVALTKRR, encoded by the coding sequence ATGAGCACCATAGCGCCTGAGCGCCCCGCAACCACCCCCATTTCCGCTCGCCCCGTCAAGAACGAGTCCGCAGTGACGGCCTCGGGGCAGGCCCCGACCGAAGCAACCGGCCACGATGCCGACTTCAGCTTCACCCCTGTTCCCCCATCCGCGCGTCACGGTTTTTGGGCCGTGGGCTTCGTGATGCTCGGATTTACCTTCTTCTCCGCCTCGATGAGCGTGGGCGCGAAGATCGGCAACGGCCTTGATCTTGGCGGCTTCGTGTGGGCCACGGCGATCGGTGGTCTCGTGCTCGCGATCTACACCGGTGGCCTCGCCTACCTTGGCGCGAAAACCGGTATGGGGCTTGACCTCCTCGCCCGCCGCGCCTTCGGCCGTCGCGGCTCGCTCTTGGCTTCCGCCCTCGTGGGCCTGACCCAGATGGGATGGTTTGGCGTGGGCGTGGCGATGCTCGGCATCCCCGTTGCTGACCTCCTTCACATCAGCCCCTGGTGGATCGTGATCGCCGCCGGCGCCGCGATGACCGCCTCCGCCTTCTTCGGCATGAAAGCGATCGAGATTGTCTCGTTCATCTCGGTTCCGCTCATCGCGATCCTCGGCACCTATTCGATGGTCACGGCAACCAGCAAGGCCGGTGGCCTCGTGGAGGTCTTCGGCGACGGCTCGATGCCGATCGTGACCGGCATCGGCATGGTTGTGGGTTCCTTCATCTCGGGTGGCACGGCGACCCCGAACTTCACACGCTTTGCTCGCTCGGCGAAGGTTGCCGTCATCACCACGGTGATCGCGTTCTTCCTTGGCAACACCCTCATGTTCAGCTTCGGCGCGGTGGGCGGCGCGTTCACCGGCAAGGACGACATCTTCTACGTCATGATCGCCCAGGGCCTCGCGATTCCCGCGATTCTCGTGCTCGGCGCGAATATCTGGACGACGAACAACAACGCCCTGTACACCTCTGGCCTGGGCTTTTCGAACATCACGCGCGTGCGCACCCGCCCCATGACTCTCATTGCGGGCATTTTCGGCACGGTGAGCGCCCTGTGGCTCTACGAGAACTTCGTGGGCTGGCTGAGCTTCCTCAACGCGGCACTGCCGCCGATTGGCGCGATCCTCATCGTGGATTTCTTCGTGCGTAAGCACGCCTACCTCGACCCGAACGCGAAGGAGCAGACGATCGCTCCGCACGCGGTCATCGGCGTGATTGCCGGCGGCCTCGTGGGCTACTTCGTGCCGTGGGGAATCTCGGCACTCAACGCGGTTGCGGTGGCGGTTGCCATTCACCTCCTCGGCGTAGCCTTGACGAAGCGCCGCTAA
- the codA gene encoding cytosine deaminase, with the protein MLIQNVTLPGREGSVDLRISDGCFTHIEPNLTAEPGEETWNAEGRLALPPFVESHIHLDSVLTAGEPKWNMSGTLFEGIERWSERKKTLSVEDVKERVRRVARDQASFGVQYVRTHVDVTDPELTALRAMLELRDELAELITLQIVAFPQEGIDSFPNGRDLMVKAADMGVDAIGAIPHFEFTREYSVDSLNFACELARDRGLLMDVHCDEIDDEASRGLETLATRALEFGMGEKVTASHTTAMHSYNNAYFVRLLRLLTMSGINFVSNPMVNTHLQGRMDTYPKRRGVTRVKELTEAGINVSFGTDDIRDPWNPLGTGNLRDIVLNGLYVTQMMGYPQIAESYNFVTHNAARTLHLENYGIEVGNPARFVVLDAPNWVEALNFNAPVVRSYRDGKLVAKTEPATREVFWG; encoded by the coding sequence GTGCTCATCCAGAACGTCACGCTACCGGGCCGGGAGGGCTCGGTTGACCTTCGCATTTCCGACGGTTGCTTCACCCACATCGAACCCAATCTCACCGCCGAACCCGGCGAAGAGACGTGGAACGCCGAGGGCCGCCTCGCGCTCCCGCCTTTTGTGGAGAGCCACATTCACCTTGACTCGGTTCTCACCGCGGGCGAGCCGAAGTGGAACATGAGCGGCACGCTCTTCGAGGGTATCGAACGCTGGAGCGAACGGAAGAAGACCTTGAGCGTCGAGGACGTCAAGGAGCGCGTGCGCCGCGTTGCGCGCGACCAGGCGAGCTTCGGCGTGCAGTACGTGCGCACGCACGTGGACGTGACCGATCCTGAACTCACGGCGCTGCGCGCGATGCTTGAGCTGCGCGACGAGCTGGCCGAGCTCATCACGCTTCAGATCGTGGCGTTTCCGCAAGAAGGCATCGATTCGTTCCCGAATGGCCGCGACCTCATGGTCAAGGCCGCCGACATGGGCGTCGATGCGATCGGCGCGATTCCCCACTTCGAGTTCACGCGCGAGTACTCGGTGGACTCGCTCAATTTCGCGTGCGAGCTCGCGCGCGATCGCGGCCTGCTCATGGATGTGCACTGCGACGAGATCGACGATGAGGCCTCGCGCGGCCTCGAGACTCTCGCGACGCGTGCACTCGAATTCGGCATGGGGGAGAAGGTCACCGCGTCGCACACCACCGCGATGCATTCCTACAACAATGCCTACTTCGTGCGTCTGCTGCGCCTGCTCACGATGAGCGGCATCAACTTCGTGTCGAACCCCATGGTGAACACGCATTTGCAGGGCCGCATGGATACCTACCCGAAGCGCCGCGGCGTCACGCGCGTCAAGGAGCTTACGGAGGCTGGCATCAACGTGAGTTTCGGGACCGACGATATCCGCGACCCGTGGAACCCGCTTGGCACGGGGAACCTCCGCGACATTGTGCTGAACGGCCTCTATGTCACGCAGATGATGGGGTACCCGCAGATCGCGGAATCCTACAATTTCGTGACTCACAATGCGGCGCGCACGCTGCACCTTGAGAATTACGGCATCGAGGTGGGCAACCCCGCCCGTTTCGTTGTGCTCGATGCACCGAACTGGGTTGAGGCACTCAACTTCAACGCGCCCGTGGTCCGCTCCTACAGAGACGGCAAGCTGGTGGCGAAGACTGAGCCGGCGACCCGCGAGGTTTTCTGGGGCTAG